The following DNA comes from Enterocloster bolteae.
ATTGATACTCTCCCTTTCCATAACCTCATTACTCTTACTATAATAGCACAGCTTATCCTTTCATGTCCAGGGAATAAAAATGGCCCTACAGCGCGCACCGCAGGGCCAATCCGAATAATCTGCCATTTCATTATCACTTGATTTCCATATACATCCCAATTACCCGGTCAATCTCTGCCTTCTGATTTTCCGTCAGCGGACACATCGGCTTTCTGACCTCTCCTGCCTGGATTCCCTGACAAGATGCTATGTATTTAAGGCTTGCGCATAAACCGTTTTTAAGCACTGCATCCAAAATACAGTTGGATTTGGACTGCAGAATTCTGGCCTCATCATCATGGTGGGACAGATACAGCTCCATCACCTTCTTGTACTGAGGCAGCATGAAATTAAAATTGCTGCCAATGAAGCCGTCACACCCAAAGGCCAGGAAGGCAACCATACAATTTTCAAATCCGCCGTAGCACCTTATATCCGGATTAACATCGTGAATCCGCTCCATTTGATAGAGATTGAGATTGGTGTGTTTGATGGCTCCCACAGCTCCTGATTTCAGGAGGGCTGCCAAATCCGGCTGGGACGGATTCAGCTCCCTGTGGGTGCTGGAAGGAATGTTATAATACAGGACCGGCATATCCACTGCCTCAGCAATGTCGTAGTAATATCCTGCTATTTCCTTGTCGGAAAAGCCAAAGTAAAATGGCGGAGTTGCTGCGATGTTCTGTATTCCCATTTCTTTTGCTTTTCTGGCATAGAATATGGCCTCTTCCGTGCTAATAGCTCCCACATGGGCGAACATCTCTGTCCTATCCGTATATTCGCCAGCCAGTTCAAAGGTATGTACCCGCTCTTCCCTTGACAGCAGGAAGCATTCCCCGGAGCTTCCTCCAATAAAAAAACCATCGGCCCCCTCTGCAAGATTCCTATCCCATAACTGTCTCATGGCAGAATCATTTATCTGATTATTTCCATCAAAAGGTGTGATGGATGCCACATATAATTTTTTCATATTTGTCTGACCTCTAATCTAAATGATAAATTTCCTGCATATCCATCCATGGACCGTCTGCCGATAGCGGGTTCATACACGGCACGCACTCTCCCCACCACCGCTGTGTCTCGGAATCCGCTGCCATCTTGGCCATGTCCGCCTCATAATTATCTCCAGTATACTCATAATAAGAAAATAGGTACTCTCCATGGCAATATATAGAGTAATTCCGGATATTGCACTCCTTTATCATGTCATTAATTTGTTTCCACGGCGCTGCATGAAGTTTCTTATAGTAATCGGCCTTTTCAGGTGTTAATCTTGAAATACTTCCATAACGTTTTACATCTGACATATGTATCTCTCCTTTTCTTTACAAACCGTATATCCGTTTAGCGTTTTCACGGAACAGTTTATTCTGGAATTCACGGCCTCTTCCCTCTGTAATTTTCATCAATGCTTCAATCCAAGGGGACAGGCCGGTTGCAATGTTGCACACAGGATAATTGCTGGCAAACATGACTCTGTCTTCTCCAAAATAATCCAGGGCAATGTCAACTGCTGGCTTCAATGTTTCCGCAAACCACTCCCCTTTCGGATTCAGGCCGGAAATCTTGCATACCACATTGGAGAGGGATGCCAGCTTTCTGATATTCAGTATCCAGCGTTCCTTATACTGCTGTTCTTCCTCCGAAGGCGTCTGAACAGAAATAATATCCGGGTCCACAATTCCCATATGGTTCAGGACAATGGTTGTATCCGGGCAGGCTTTTGCCGTTTCATATAAATCGCCCAGCTCTGCATTCCGTACACAGCCTTCAAATACCAGTCCCTTCTTTCCCAGATAACGGACATTTTCAACAAAAAGCTGTCCCAGGCATGTTCCCGGCAAGGCTTCAGGGACATGGAGCACCTGTCTTACTCCCTTTACATATTCGGATGCATATTTATCAATATACTCCTTAAACCCCTCCTCGTTGAGATAACCGGATATACATGCGCCGGCAAACATCTGTCCCGGATTGGCGCAGCATCCGGCAATAAAGAGATTTTCCTTCTCCTTATCCCTTCTTGCGCAGTCCACCTCAACATATACAGCCGCCTCAACCTCATAGCCCTTGTCCGGCTCCAGTGCGTTTTTATAGTCTTCCAGCGAATATGTACGGTTCAGAACTTCCCCTTCTCCATCCAGCCACGGGAGCGAAAATTCTTCCTTATTCCAAATATGCAGATGGGTATCAATGATTCTCATGGTGCTCCTCCTTGCTTATAATATCAATCTATACGCCTACTGCGCATAATCCACGTTCAGCCCTCCGGCTTCGCTGGATTTATAGCAGGCCTCCACCACACACATGGTATGGTAGGCATCCTCTACACTGTTCATATAGTGATAAGAGGGATCCTCCAGTTTTTTCATCAGGCCGCCCATAGTCCCAATAAATGCCTCGTTGAACCAGCTTCCCTTTACCTCCAGTTCCCTCCAGCCCTTGCCGTCTTCCGTAATATACTCCACCTTATCAGGACGGCCTGTCGGATAGTCCAATATAAGCCCCAGCTGTATGCGGATTGCGCCCTTAATACCTTCTATCTTCATTGTACTTTCCTGATAATCCGGCGCATAGTCGTGATTATGGTTAATATGAAGATTCACACGCAGCGTATCGCCGTAATCCATGATAATGGCAGTCCTTGTCTGTGAAAGAGCCTGCATCTTGGGATGCTGCATAGTTTTGCAATACACGCCTTTTGGATTTCCCACGAAGCTGCGGATACAGTCAATGTAGTGAATGCTGTGATAGTTAATTTCCATACGCTCCAGGCCAAACAGGAAACTCCACAAGTGCCATGGATGAAGTTCCACAACCCTCCAGTCAATGTCCACAATATCTCCAATCACGCCATCCTGGATGAGTTTCCTTGCGGCAATCATATACGGCGCCTGACGCAGCTGGAAATTCACACCTGCAGTCAGATTCTTGGCATGGCAGATATCCAGGATTTCTTTGGCCTGCTCTATACTCTCACCCATGGGTTTCTGCATAAGCACAGCAGCATTGTCGGGCAGCAGCCTTAAGATACTGGCAGTCTTGGAGGCAGGTACCGCTATATCAAAGACTGCGTCTTCCCTTACTCCCAGTTCGATTAACTGTTCCAGCTCCGGCACTGCATTGGGAATCCCAAATTCCTTTGCCGCCTTTTCAGCCTTCTCATGGTCCAGGTCATAAATACCCACTACTGGATACCCGGCCATCTTATAAGCAGGGAGATGTGAACCGGATACAATTCCTCCTGCCCCGACAATCACGATATTCCTTGCCTTTTCAGGCATCTCCGGTACATAATTTAATTCTTCAATCCTGTTCGCCATAGTTAAAATACCTCCTCAAATCATACTCAGATTTTATTGTACCACGCCTCCCTTTCCTTTAGAAGTACTCCCGGACAGGCGGATGGTTTTCTTGATTTTAAGTATTTACTGCTTATTCCTTTTTATAAACCATTGGATATGCCAACCACCACCAAAGCGGCTATGATAACTGCATTTCCATATATGGCCACACGTTTGGCCTTTTCAAATCCTTTCCATTCTCCATCCAGGAACCCCCATGCATTGGCAATGATGAGAGCCAGTCCATTGAACGCAACCCAGCCCACCACCGGACCAAGGGTACCTAATAGGGCTGTCGCCTTACCATAGATAGCCAGCGCACTGAACCATACAATTGACGTCAGCACAACCTTAAAGTATGCTTTTGCGCAGCCGGGTTTTGTATAATCCGTATAAGTCTTGTTCTTAATCAGTTTTGATATGGCATAAACAAAGTTTGCCAGGAATCCTCCCGCAAATACCACTACCCAGGACAGAAGGCTTGCGCTGGTTGGGTTTACCCCCTCTTTCACAGCCAGGGCAACCGGATAATTGGCTGCTGTGGCGCCGATATTAATGGCTGCTGAACCGGCGCCGGAGGCAAGCGCCATGATAAGCCCGGTAATAAATAAGGACGACGTTCCTTTTTCTTTTGCCGTTTTAGTACCCTCATTATTTCCATTTTTCATAAAGCCCGCCTTTGACAGGACAATCACACCGCCCAAAAGTATAAGCTGCCCTAACAGAAGGACCACAAGAACACGGGCCGGCGGATAGGTTCCCAGTATAATCATGGGAACAAAGCTCCCTAAAAGGTTTGATAATCCCAGGTTAATGCCTGTTACAAGAGACACGCCAATCATATCAATCGCTTTGCTGTACCATATAGAACTGATTCCCCAGAAAAAACCGGATAAGGCGCCCACAATCAGCGTGGGAACAGGGGTGGCTGTTATATAGCTTAAATAATGAGGAACCTCCACCATACACCAAATATGTGGGATACACAATACTCCGATAAAAGAAAACAGAACCCAAAACGCTTCCCAGGAAAACGGTTGATACTTCTTAAAGCAGATTCCAAAGCTCCCCTGAAAAATACATGCCAAAAACAGTACAAAAAATGCTGAAGCCATTTTAATACCTCCCAAATATTTCGTTCTATACTTTTCCTTGATTTTTATCGATAAATTTATCGGTACTACCAGTGAACCGTTCGTGATTATCATAAAATAAGTTATATGTAATGTCAATGCATATATTCAACAGTTAATTTCTGTATTTTTTGTGCACTATTAACATTGTCAAACATACTTATCCTATCTATAATTCATTTATGGTAGTACCAACAATTTATTTTTTAATTCATTTATTGTTTATTGGTAGTACCACATCAACAGTATACATATCAAACTACAGAGACAAATATCCACAACACAACAAACCGGAGGTACATATCTTATGAGCATTCAATTAAATGGAATCACCTGGTCCCACAGCCGTGGTTACACTTCCATCACAGCGGTGTCACAGCGTTTTTGCGAACTGCACCCGGATGTATCCATTCACTGGGAAAAACGTTCTTTACAGGAATTTGCCGACGCACCTATTGAAAATCTGGCAAAGTCTTACGACCTGCTTGTGATTGACCATCCCTGGGCCGGTTTCGCGGCCACTACAGGAATACTGCTTCCTTTAGAAAAATATCTGTCTAAGGAATATCTGGATGACCAGCTTGCCAACTCTGTGGGCGCGTCTCACCTGAGTTATAATTTCAATGGTTTCCAAAGCGCACTGGCCATTGATGCCGCCACCCCTGTTGCGGTCTGCCGTCCTGATTATTTTAGAAACGGAGAACATCCTCTTCCCGCAGATTTTAAGGATGTAATGGACCTTGCCAGAAAGGGGCATGTGGCGTTTGCCGGCATCCCATTAAACCTGTTGATGGATTTCTATATGTACTGTGCCACATCCACCGAGCATTTCTTTGACGATCCTGACAAAATCGTGGAGACAAGCCTGGGAGTAAGTATCCTGGAGGACATGCGTCAGCTGGCTTCCTACTGCAGCAAATCTATTTTCCAGTGGGACCCAATCCAGGTACATGAAGCACTGGCTGAGGATAATGATTTGTATTACTGCCCTTACGCCTATGGCTACACCAATTATTCCCGAAGAGGCTACTGCAGCCATCCTCTAAAGGCCATGGATTTGGTTACCTACCGCGGCAGGATGCTTCGCAGTGTCTTAGGGGGTACCGGACTGGCTGTGTCCAGCCTATGCGAAAATAGGGAAACGGCACTGCGCTTTGCGGAATATGCTGCCTCTCCCCTGATTCAGACCACCCTGTATACAGAAAACGGCGGGCAGCCCGGCCACCGCAAGGCATGGCTAGACGAAATCAACAACAATATGACCATGAATTTCTTTAAAGATACCCTGAATACTCTGGACCATTCCTATCTCCGTCCCCGTTACAACGGTTACCTGTATTTCCAGGACCATGCCGGAGACTATATACAGGATTACATTATGAACGGAGGCAGTCCGGCCCATGTGCTTGACCAGCTGAACCAGCTCTACAGAAAATCCAGGGAGGAATCCAAATGAAACCTTTGGAAAATATGATTGTCCTGGACTTTAGCCAGTATCTGGCCGGCCCCTCCGCAGCCCTCAGGCTTGCCGATATGGGGGCCCGTGTCATCAAAATTGAACGACCGGGGAGCGGAGACGGCTCCAGACAGATGAAGCTGCACAATCTGGACAGCATGGGGGACAGCGTCCTGTTCCAGACCATAAACCGGAATAAACAAAGTTTCTGTGCTGATTTAAAATCGCCGGAGGACATGAATATGGTAAAAAAACTAATCCGGCGTTCTGATGTAATGATTGAAAATTTCCGTCCCGGCGTCATGAAAAAAATAGGACTGGACTATGAGACAGTCAAATCCATCAACCCCCGCATGGTGTACGGAACCGTTACCGGTTATGGAGCCACCGGCCCATGGAACAAAAAACCGGGACAGGACCTTCTGGTTCAATCCATTTCCGGGCTGGCATGGCTCAACGGTGATGACGGACAGCCGCCCATGCCGTTTGCCCTCTCCCTGGCAGATTCCTACACCGGCATCCATCTGGCGGAAGGCATTATGGCCTGCCTGTTCCGCCGTTTCAGCACGGGCCTGGGAGGTTTGGTGGAGGTCAGCCTTTTAGAATCCATTCTGGATATGCAGTTTGAAGTCATAACCACCTTTTTAAATGATGGACATAAGCCTCCCAAGCGCAGCGCCTTCCACAATGCCCATGCATATCTGGGAGCCCCTTACGGAATCTACCGGACAGAAGACGGTTATATAGCCCTGGCCATGGGAAGCATACCCGAGTTGGGCCGGCTTATTGAATGCCCTGCCCTCAGTTCTTACGACAATCAGGAAGAATGGTTCACAAAGCGGGATGAGATTAAACAGCTCATTGGCTCCCACCTCTTACACAGGACCACGGCCAGCTGGCTTAAAGCCCTTAATGCCGGCGGGTACTGGTGCTCCGATGTATACTCCTGGGACCAGCTGCTCCAGTCAGAACAGTTCCATACTCTGGATATGCTTCTCAACATCAGGCGGCCCGGAGGCAATGACATATTTACCACCCGCTGTCCCATCTCCTTTGGTGATGGCCCCATAAAAAATGAAACCCATGCGCCTCTGCTGGGCGAACATACACTGGAAATCATCGAAGAATTTCATTTAAAGGAGGGAGAGGAAGCATGAAACCATTAGAAGGTATCACCATACTGGACTTCAGCCAGTTTTTATCCGCCCCTTCCGCCACCCTGCGTCTGGCAGATTTTGGGGCCCGCGTCATCAAGGTAGAGCGTCCTGACGGAGGCGATATATGCCGCACCCTGTATGTGTCCAATCTGATAATAGAGAATGACAGTTCCCTGTTCCACTCCATCAACCGCAACAAGTACGGGGTATCCATTGATTTAAAAAATCCAGCTTCCCGGGATATACTATGGTCATTGATTGGGAAGGCAGATGTCATGGTCGTGAATTTCCGTCCCGGAGTGGTGGAAAAGCTGGGACTGGATTACGCTTCTGTAAAGCAGCACTGTCCGTCCATGATTTATGGTGAGATTACAGGTTATGGAAAAAAGGGTCCATGGAGCCCTATGCCTGGCCAGGATTTGTTGGTCCAGTCCCTGTCCGGCCTGGCCTGGCTCAATGGGAACCAGAATCAGCCCCCGACTCCCATGGGACTTTCCGTGGCGGATTTGTTCGCCGGCCAGCACCTGGCCCAAGGCATCCTGGCCGCACTCATAAAACGGGCTTCCTGCGGTGAAGGCTCTTATGTACATGTCAGCATGCTGGAGTCCGTGATGGATATGCAGTTTGAAGTCTTTACCACCTATCTGAATGACGGCGGGCAGTCGCCTGAGCGTTCTGCAGTCAATAACGCAAATGGCTATATCAATGCGCCTTACGGCATATACCAGACCCTTGACGGCTACCTTGCCATTGCCATGGTACCCGTGCCTGTGCTGGGGAAACTTATAAGCTGTGATTCCCTCATAGGGTACACGGACTCTGAAACATGGTGTACCAGGCGGGATGAGATAAAGTCGCTGCTAGCTGACCACCTGAAAACCCGAACCACAGAATACTGGCTGTCAAAGCTGGAGCCCGCCGATGTATGGTGCGCGGATGTATATACCTGGGATAAGTTATTTAAAACAGACGGTTTTAAGGAATTAGATATGCTTCAGACTGTCCGCACCCCTGGCGGAACAGAGTTTGCCACCACCCGGTGCCCAATTACCATTGACAGGGAACATTATAAAAGCGCAAAAGCTGCCCCTGCTATAGGACAGCATAACAATCAATATATATATTACAAGGAGAATCAACATGGAACAGACTATTTATTTTGAAGAATATGAAATAGGAAGCGTCCGCGAATCCATTGGACGCACCATTACAGAAACGGACATTGTCCTTCATGCCGGTCAGACAGGAGACTTCTTTCCCCACCATATGGATGCGGAATTTGCAAAAACCACTGAATTCGGAAAACGTATCGCCCACGGCACACTCACCTTCTCCATTGCAGTGGGCATGACTGCCAACCTGATTAATCCGGCTGCTTTTTCCTATGGATATGACCATATGCGCTTTATCCATCCGGTTTTCATAGGGGATACCATCCATGTGAAAGTTACCTTAAAAGAAAAACGCGAAAATCCAAAGCATCCTGACAGAGGCTTTATAACAGAGGCTTTGGAAATCTTCAACCAGAACGGGCAGCTGGTTATGGTCTGCGAACACATCATGTCCTGTCTCAAGAAGACAGCTGATGCCTGAATAATTGACATAACAAAGCAAAGACCTCCCCTGGTTTCGTATTCCTGACCAGGGGAGGTCGTCTGCCATTCGTGTGTTTATGTCCTCTGACCCACTTTCCGAATAAATGGTATGAACATTCCTCCTGCGCTGTTTCCCAGTGTCATAACCAGAATATAGACCAGTGCTTTAAGGGACCACACACCTGCCACGGTAAAATAAAACATATTGGCAATACAATGTTCAAATCCAGCCAGTATGAACACGCTGACTCCCAAAAACAGGATAACCGGATTCCCCTTTGACTTGTATCCGTCCACAGCAATGTACATCAGCATCCCGCAGAAAAAGGCCAGTATCAATATGCCTGACAGACTGTCCTCCAGTTTCACGGCGCATATCCCAGCGGCGGCCCGGGCTGTCTTAAGCCTGGTAAAGGATACCAGGGTGCCGGTGGTAAAGGTTCCGCACAGATTCCCAAACCAGACAACTCCCATCTCAGCCATATATGCCAGTGGACGCCCCAGTGCGTATCCTATTTTACCCGTATAGAGAGCAAACTGATTCAGCACAATGGCATAAAGGCCCACAGTAAACAGAAGGGAGCCTGCAATCCGGTTCTCTACACCCAGGTAAACCACCCCGCCTATACCAATGACGATTCCTGCCAAAAAAGCATCTAAAAATGTTTTTACATGTTCCCCCATGGCTTATCCAATCTTTTCTTTTGCAGATCGAATCAGGTGTTTTAGCAGCACCAGTGTGGTAACGCTTCCCACGCCTCCCGGCACTGGCGTCAGCACTCCTGCCTTTGTCTTCACCTGGTCAAAATCCACATCGCCGCACAGGCTTCCGTCCTCATCCACGTTAATTCCCACATCAATGACCACAGCCCCCTCTGCCACATGCTCCGCCTTAATCATGCGGGCCTTACCCGCTGCAGCCACCAGAATCTCCGCATTCCGGCAGGTCCCTGTAAAGTCCGCGGTCCTTGTGTGGCATATGGTTACGGTCGCGTGCTGTCCCAGCATCAGCATTGCCAAGGGTTTTCCCACCACCAGGCTTCTTCCCACCACAGTCACACGCTTGCCCTTCAGCTCAATTCCCTCATATGCAAGCATCTCCATTACTGCCTCGGCCGTACAGGGCGCATATGCATCCGAATCACCGGCAAAAACCTTTGCCAGATTTATGGGACTGATGCAGTCAATATCCTTTTTAACATCAATCAGGCTCTCGATTTCCTTCTCGTCAATCTGCTTTGGAAGTGGCCTCAGCATGAGGATTCCGTCCACATCCGGATTCCGGTTGATTTTCTGGAACTCCTCCACAAACTGGTCATGACTGATTTCAGCAGGAAACAAAAAGGATATGCAGCGCAGTCCCAATCTCTGGGCACGTTTTGTGGCTCCTTTCTCATAAGAGATATCGTCCGGGCGTTCTCCCACCCGGATAATTGCCAGATGGGGAATATATCCTTTCAATTCCTCTATCTGGACCGTCATCTGCTCCTTCATCTGTCTGGCCACATCTGAACCCTTTATCTCTTTCATAATATCCAATCTCCTTTCTGGCAATGCAGGTATATGATGAATCAGGAGGGGAATATCTTTCCCCCTCCCGAAATCATTTTTATGAGTTTTCCTGAAGTATATGGTATTTCTTGCTGCCCAGGACATACATCCTTGCAATGATTACAAACTGCACCGGTATCAGAACCACGTACTGGACGATTCTGGTGGACAAAAGGGCCAGGTAGGGTGCCCCGTACAGCAGTGAAATCCAGCAGGTATTAAGCAGAAGCCCGTAGACCAGCTGTACAATCAGCACGGCGCATGCAATCCGAAACATAGACCTGTTTTTATGCAGCAGGATTCCATAGGTTAGTCCGGTTAAAAATGCAGTTACTGTAAAACCCGGAAAATACATTCCTATTGGAAACAGTATGGCCCCCAGAAAATCTGCAGCCGCTGCTGCTATGCCTCCCTGCACAGGTCCGAAGAGAACCGCGCCAATAACTATGGGTATAAATGCAAAACCAATTTTAACATTCCATGCTGAAAAGGATAGAAATCTTGACAATACAATGGATACAGCAATCAGGATACCCATCCATACCATATGTTTCGTCTTTGTCATTGCATCCTCCCTGCTACTTGATGTGTTTAAGCACAGCGCCGTACACCTTGTCGGACAGCGCCCTGCCCTTGTCTATGAGTTCCTCTGTCCTGGCATTCAAATCCTCTGCCTGGGTCCGGTCCTTCATCAGCTTTGTGTTGATAAAAATGTTCAGGGATGCCCCCTCCAGGGCAGCTCTGGCAAACAATGCGCCTACTCCCACGTCGCTTAAAGCAATCCGGGTCCCCTTTTCTCCCAGCTCCTCTAAAAGGGTCAGTGACTCATACGCCTTTTCCACAATCTGCAGTGGAACCAGACTGGCTTCCAACAGCGCATGTTCCATGACAGCCTCTCTGGCGGCTTTTTCTTCCTCTGTTCCCCTGGGTAATCCATAGGCCCTGGATAGAGGCTCAAACACCCTTGCGTCCTCGTCTGTCAAATGCTTTAACTCATCCATGAGACTCTGTGACTTTTCAATCAGTTCCTTTATATCCGGCTCCACATCCGCATACTTCCTCTTGCCCAGCGTCAAGTTGCCAACCATAATTCCAAGGGCGACCCCCATGGCCCCCACTGTGGCCGATGCCCCTCCGCCGCCCGGAACAGGCTCATTGCTTGACAGTACATCCAGAAACTCCGTTACCTTCTTATCCAGCATCATATCGTCATTCTCCATTTTAGAATAATCCTGAGATAGATCCATTTTCATCCACATCGATTTTTTCAGCCGCAGGCACCTTTGGAAGTCCCGGCATTTTCATAATATCACCTGCCAGGGCCACCAGGAATCCGGCTCCCACAGATGCAGTGATGTCCCTAATGGATATTTTAAAGCCCCGGGGCCTGCCAAGAAGCTTGGCATTATCCGTAAGGGAATACTGTGTCTTAGCCATACAGACAGGCAGATTTCCATATCCCAGGCTCTCCAGATTCTTCATTTCCTTTAATGCCTT
Coding sequences within:
- a CDS encoding dihydrodipicolinate synthase family protein — encoded protein: MKKLYVASITPFDGNNQINDSAMRQLWDRNLAEGADGFFIGGSSGECFLLSREERVHTFELAGEYTDRTEMFAHVGAISTEEAIFYARKAKEMGIQNIAATPPFYFGFSDKEIAGYYYDIAEAVDMPVLYYNIPSSTHRELNPSQPDLAALLKSGAVGAIKHTNLNLYQMERIHDVNPDIRCYGGFENCMVAFLAFGCDGFIGSNFNFMLPQYKKVMELYLSHHDDEARILQSKSNCILDAVLKNGLCASLKYIASCQGIQAGEVRKPMCPLTENQKAEIDRVIGMYMEIK
- a CDS encoding L-rhamnose mutarotase, which gives rise to MSDVKRYGSISRLTPEKADYYKKLHAAPWKQINDMIKECNIRNYSIYCHGEYLFSYYEYTGDNYEADMAKMAADSETQRWWGECVPCMNPLSADGPWMDMQEIYHLD
- a CDS encoding amidohydrolase family protein, with the translated sequence MRIIDTHLHIWNKEEFSLPWLDGEGEVLNRTYSLEDYKNALEPDKGYEVEAAVYVEVDCARRDKEKENLFIAGCCANPGQMFAGACISGYLNEEGFKEYIDKYASEYVKGVRQVLHVPEALPGTCLGQLFVENVRYLGKKGLVFEGCVRNAELGDLYETAKACPDTTIVLNHMGIVDPDIISVQTPSEEEQQYKERWILNIRKLASLSNVVCKISGLNPKGEWFAETLKPAVDIALDYFGEDRVMFASNYPVCNIATGLSPWIEALMKITEGRGREFQNKLFRENAKRIYGL
- a CDS encoding Gfo/Idh/MocA family protein, which codes for MANRIEELNYVPEMPEKARNIVIVGAGGIVSGSHLPAYKMAGYPVVGIYDLDHEKAEKAAKEFGIPNAVPELEQLIELGVREDAVFDIAVPASKTASILRLLPDNAAVLMQKPMGESIEQAKEILDICHAKNLTAGVNFQLRQAPYMIAARKLIQDGVIGDIVDIDWRVVELHPWHLWSFLFGLERMEINYHSIHYIDCIRSFVGNPKGVYCKTMQHPKMQALSQTRTAIIMDYGDTLRVNLHINHNHDYAPDYQESTMKIEGIKGAIRIQLGLILDYPTGRPDKVEYITEDGKGWRELEVKGSWFNEAFIGTMGGLMKKLEDPSYHYMNSVEDAYHTMCVVEACYKSSEAGGLNVDYAQ
- a CDS encoding L-rhamnose/proton symporter RhaT encodes the protein MASAFFVLFLACIFQGSFGICFKKYQPFSWEAFWVLFSFIGVLCIPHIWCMVEVPHYLSYITATPVPTLIVGALSGFFWGISSIWYSKAIDMIGVSLVTGINLGLSNLLGSFVPMIILGTYPPARVLVVLLLGQLILLGGVIVLSKAGFMKNGNNEGTKTAKEKGTSSLFITGLIMALASGAGSAAINIGATAANYPVALAVKEGVNPTSASLLSWVVVFAGGFLANFVYAISKLIKNKTYTDYTKPGCAKAYFKVVLTSIVWFSALAIYGKATALLGTLGPVVGWVAFNGLALIIANAWGFLDGEWKGFEKAKRVAIYGNAVIIAALVVVGISNGL
- a CDS encoding extracellular solute-binding protein produces the protein MSIQLNGITWSHSRGYTSITAVSQRFCELHPDVSIHWEKRSLQEFADAPIENLAKSYDLLVIDHPWAGFAATTGILLPLEKYLSKEYLDDQLANSVGASHLSYNFNGFQSALAIDAATPVAVCRPDYFRNGEHPLPADFKDVMDLARKGHVAFAGIPLNLLMDFYMYCATSTEHFFDDPDKIVETSLGVSILEDMRQLASYCSKSIFQWDPIQVHEALAEDNDLYYCPYAYGYTNYSRRGYCSHPLKAMDLVTYRGRMLRSVLGGTGLAVSSLCENRETALRFAEYAASPLIQTTLYTENGGQPGHRKAWLDEINNNMTMNFFKDTLNTLDHSYLRPRYNGYLYFQDHAGDYIQDYIMNGGSPAHVLDQLNQLYRKSREESK
- a CDS encoding CaiB/BaiF CoA transferase family protein; translated protein: MKPLENMIVLDFSQYLAGPSAALRLADMGARVIKIERPGSGDGSRQMKLHNLDSMGDSVLFQTINRNKQSFCADLKSPEDMNMVKKLIRRSDVMIENFRPGVMKKIGLDYETVKSINPRMVYGTVTGYGATGPWNKKPGQDLLVQSISGLAWLNGDDGQPPMPFALSLADSYTGIHLAEGIMACLFRRFSTGLGGLVEVSLLESILDMQFEVITTFLNDGHKPPKRSAFHNAHAYLGAPYGIYRTEDGYIALAMGSIPELGRLIECPALSSYDNQEEWFTKRDEIKQLIGSHLLHRTTASWLKALNAGGYWCSDVYSWDQLLQSEQFHTLDMLLNIRRPGGNDIFTTRCPISFGDGPIKNETHAPLLGEHTLEIIEEFHLKEGEEA
- a CDS encoding CaiB/BaiF CoA transferase family protein, with product MKPLEGITILDFSQFLSAPSATLRLADFGARVIKVERPDGGDICRTLYVSNLIIENDSSLFHSINRNKYGVSIDLKNPASRDILWSLIGKADVMVVNFRPGVVEKLGLDYASVKQHCPSMIYGEITGYGKKGPWSPMPGQDLLVQSLSGLAWLNGNQNQPPTPMGLSVADLFAGQHLAQGILAALIKRASCGEGSYVHVSMLESVMDMQFEVFTTYLNDGGQSPERSAVNNANGYINAPYGIYQTLDGYLAIAMVPVPVLGKLISCDSLIGYTDSETWCTRRDEIKSLLADHLKTRTTEYWLSKLEPADVWCADVYTWDKLFKTDGFKELDMLQTVRTPGGTEFATTRCPITIDREHYKSAKAAPAIGQHNNQYIYYKENQHGTDYLF
- a CDS encoding MaoC family dehydratase, encoding MEQTIYFEEYEIGSVRESIGRTITETDIVLHAGQTGDFFPHHMDAEFAKTTEFGKRIAHGTLTFSIAVGMTANLINPAAFSYGYDHMRFIHPVFIGDTIHVKVTLKEKRENPKHPDRGFITEALEIFNQNGQLVMVCEHIMSCLKKTADA
- a CDS encoding formate/nitrite transporter family protein, with amino-acid sequence MGEHVKTFLDAFLAGIVIGIGGVVYLGVENRIAGSLLFTVGLYAIVLNQFALYTGKIGYALGRPLAYMAEMGVVWFGNLCGTFTTGTLVSFTRLKTARAAAGICAVKLEDSLSGILILAFFCGMLMYIAVDGYKSKGNPVILFLGVSVFILAGFEHCIANMFYFTVAGVWSLKALVYILVMTLGNSAGGMFIPFIRKVGQRT
- a CDS encoding bifunctional 5,10-methylenetetrahydrofolate dehydrogenase/5,10-methenyltetrahydrofolate cyclohydrolase, giving the protein MKEIKGSDVARQMKEQMTVQIEELKGYIPHLAIIRVGERPDDISYEKGATKRAQRLGLRCISFLFPAEISHDQFVEEFQKINRNPDVDGILMLRPLPKQIDEKEIESLIDVKKDIDCISPINLAKVFAGDSDAYAPCTAEAVMEMLAYEGIELKGKRVTVVGRSLVVGKPLAMLMLGQHATVTICHTRTADFTGTCRNAEILVAAAGKARMIKAEHVAEGAVVIDVGINVDEDGSLCGDVDFDQVKTKAGVLTPVPGGVGSVTTLVLLKHLIRSAKEKIG
- a CDS encoding folate family ECF transporter S component; protein product: MTKTKHMVWMGILIAVSIVLSRFLSFSAWNVKIGFAFIPIVIGAVLFGPVQGGIAAAAADFLGAILFPIGMYFPGFTVTAFLTGLTYGILLHKNRSMFRIACAVLIVQLVYGLLLNTCWISLLYGAPYLALLSTRIVQYVVLIPVQFVIIARMYVLGSKKYHILQENS